One stretch of Acidobacteriota bacterium DNA includes these proteins:
- the larC gene encoding nickel pincer cofactor biosynthesis protein LarC, which produces MKLAYLDCFSGVSGDMLLGALIACGADPSRIEADIHSLGLQELRLTIETVKRGALVGTRAVFEAPPQKSHRHFTHIAAMIEKAPLSARVKEQATSIFRRLGEVEAAIHGTTIEKVHFHEVGALDSIADIVGNCAAIEQLGIDELHCSPLNVGGGTVQCDHGTLPVPAPATVELLKGLPIYSSGIQAELVTPTGAAIVATLGRGFGPLPAMKVLATGYGAGKRELREQPNMVRVTLGEAISGEALGGATMGGASASVLLTQRLFQRLSQQGSDSLERLLVLEANLDDMNPQLFDYVAERAFAAGALDVYFSAVQMKKNRPGVLLSVLCRPEQADAITEIVFQETTTLGVRSSEVLRRALGREMIEVATRYGPIPIKVARQNGKVVNFAPEFDDCRRIAAERGVALQSVMQEASAAFLKTQS; this is translated from the coding sequence ATGAAGTTAGCCTATCTGGATTGCTTCTCGGGTGTGAGTGGCGACATGCTGCTCGGCGCGCTGATCGCCTGCGGCGCTGATCCTAGCCGCATCGAGGCCGATATCCATTCGTTGGGCTTGCAGGAGTTGCGCTTGACCATCGAGACGGTCAAGCGCGGTGCGCTGGTCGGCACGCGCGCGGTGTTTGAGGCTCCACCGCAGAAGTCGCACCGGCACTTCACGCACATCGCGGCGATGATCGAGAAAGCGCCGCTCTCCGCGCGCGTCAAGGAGCAGGCCACCAGCATCTTCCGTCGCCTTGGCGAAGTGGAGGCTGCGATTCACGGGACCACGATCGAGAAAGTTCACTTCCACGAAGTGGGCGCGCTCGATTCCATCGCCGACATTGTGGGCAACTGCGCCGCGATCGAGCAACTCGGCATTGATGAACTGCATTGCTCGCCACTGAACGTCGGCGGCGGGACTGTCCAGTGCGATCACGGCACGCTGCCCGTCCCCGCGCCAGCCACCGTGGAACTCTTGAAGGGCCTGCCGATCTACTCCTCCGGCATCCAGGCCGAGTTGGTAACACCCACCGGCGCGGCCATCGTGGCCACCCTGGGCCGCGGATTCGGGCCGCTGCCCGCCATGAAGGTTCTCGCCACGGGTTACGGCGCGGGAAAGCGCGAACTGCGCGAGCAGCCCAACATGGTCCGAGTGACATTAGGCGAAGCGATTAGCGGCGAAGCGCTTGGCGGCGCAACCATGGGCGGCGCATCGGCGAGCGTCCTTTTGACTCAGCGTTTGTTTCAACGTCTGTCTCAACAAGGGAGCGATTCGCTGGAACGCCTGCTGGTGCTTGAAGCCAATCTCGACGATATGAATCCTCAGCTCTTCGATTATGTCGCGGAGCGCGCCTTCGCCGCCGGTGCGCTGGATGTCTATTTCTCCGCCGTGCAGATGAAGAAGAATCGTCCGGGCGTTTTGCTCAGCGTGCTGTGCCGTCCTGAGCAGGCCGATGCGATCACGGAGATCGTCTTCCAGGAGACCACCACTCTCGGCGTGCGCAGCAGCGAAGTGCTGCGCCGTGCGCTGGGGCGCGAGATGATTGAAGTCGCTACCCGCTACGGACCGATCCCGATTAAAGTGGCTCGGCAAAACGGCAAGGTGGTGAATTTCGCCCCGGAGTTTGATGATTGCCGCCGCATCGCCGCCGAGCGCGGAGTGGCCCTGCAGTCGGTCATGCAGGAAGCCAGCGCCGCGTTTCTCAAGACGCAGTCTTGA
- the metG gene encoding methionine--tRNA ligase: MAKFYLTTPLYYVNAAPHLGHAYSTLVADTIRRFKRMQGIDAFLLTGTDEHGQNIERIARDRGIPPQQHCDENNAVFRALWEKLGIGHDTFIRTTEDRHKQSVLALWARLLQGKTPDGQSAIYRGKYGGWYCQPCEVFKDETELRQPGNICPDHDRPCEWTEEENYFFRLSAYQNALLAHYETNPDFIRPETRRNEVTSFVKSGLRDLSISRSTIKWGIPVPKAAGEASGSAEHVFYVWLDALTGYMSGIGYGQDGAAGKQFEKLWPADVHLVGKEILRFHTVYWPAFLMAAGLPLPGGVFAHGWLLFEESKMSKSRGNVVRAEPIVDVLGIDPLRYFLLREVPFGNDGNFSFDSLVSRYNSDLANDLGNLSSRVLAMITRYFHGEIPYASAVQQRTAGDRRISDLGVQVAERYQATFSRMEFGIGLEAVWELVAAVNKYLVEMEPWTLAERGTDEDLSRLATILYTSAEALRLVTGLLWPVIPNSAEKIWRQLGLSSDLSALTFDQLVASSLDVGSKIGKVEPVFPRLIKAETLQKLSEAQEKFAAQLAAAKLAAASSPASPEPASPEESFLAPLVAEKLTIDEFVKWDLRVGEVRVAERIKGASKLLRLEIDIGVEVRQVLAGIAEFYEPEQLIGRKVVILANLQPRKMRGLESNGMLLAASVGKEDRPVLMGFADNVFKDVPNGARLR, encoded by the coding sequence ATGGCAAAGTTCTACCTGACCACACCGCTCTACTACGTCAATGCCGCGCCCCATCTGGGCCACGCCTACAGCACTCTGGTCGCCGACACCATCCGGCGCTTCAAGCGCATGCAGGGCATTGACGCGTTCCTGCTCACCGGCACCGACGAGCATGGCCAGAACATCGAGCGTATCGCGCGCGACCGCGGCATTCCTCCACAGCAGCATTGCGATGAGAATAACGCCGTGTTCCGCGCGCTTTGGGAAAAGCTGGGCATCGGGCACGACACGTTTATCCGCACCACCGAAGACCGCCACAAACAAAGCGTGCTGGCGCTGTGGGCCCGCCTGCTGCAAGGAAAAACCCCCGACGGGCAATCGGCCATCTACCGGGGAAAATACGGCGGATGGTATTGCCAGCCCTGCGAAGTTTTCAAGGACGAAACGGAGTTGCGCCAGCCCGGCAACATCTGCCCGGATCATGACCGTCCGTGTGAGTGGACCGAGGAGGAGAATTATTTCTTCCGCCTCTCCGCCTATCAGAACGCGCTGCTGGCGCATTACGAAACCAATCCCGATTTCATCCGGCCCGAGACGCGCCGCAACGAGGTAACTTCATTCGTGAAGTCCGGACTGCGCGATCTCTCCATCAGCCGCTCCACCATCAAGTGGGGCATCCCCGTGCCGAAAGCGGCTGGTGAAGCCAGTGGCTCTGCTGAACATGTTTTTTACGTTTGGCTGGACGCGCTGACCGGCTACATGAGTGGCATCGGCTATGGCCAGGATGGCGCCGCCGGCAAGCAATTTGAAAAACTGTGGCCTGCGGATGTGCATCTGGTCGGCAAGGAGATTCTGCGCTTCCACACCGTCTACTGGCCCGCCTTCCTGATGGCCGCGGGACTGCCGCTGCCCGGCGGCGTGTTCGCCCACGGCTGGCTGCTGTTTGAAGAAAGCAAGATGAGCAAGTCGCGCGGCAACGTGGTCCGCGCCGAGCCCATCGTCGATGTGCTGGGCATCGATCCGCTGCGCTACTTCCTGTTGCGCGAAGTGCCGTTCGGCAATGATGGAAACTTTTCGTTCGACTCGCTCGTCAGCCGCTACAACTCCGATCTGGCGAACGATCTCGGCAATCTCTCCAGCCGCGTGCTGGCCATGATCACGCGCTATTTCCATGGCGAGATTCCCTATGCCTCGGCCGTGCAGCAGCGGACCGCCGGCGATCGCCGCATATCTGATTTGGGTGTTCAAGTGGCGGAGCGCTATCAGGCGACGTTTTCGCGCATGGAGTTCGGCATTGGCCTCGAAGCCGTCTGGGAACTGGTCGCCGCCGTGAATAAGTACCTCGTGGAAATGGAACCGTGGACACTCGCCGAGCGCGGCACGGACGAGGATCTTTCGCGCCTGGCCACCATCCTGTACACCTCCGCCGAAGCGTTGCGGCTGGTTACGGGCTTGCTCTGGCCGGTGATCCCTAATTCAGCGGAGAAAATTTGGCGGCAACTCGGACTTAGCAGCGACCTTTCCGCGCTGACCTTCGACCAGTTGGTCGCCTCATCGCTCGACGTAGGTTCGAAGATCGGCAAGGTCGAGCCGGTGTTTCCCCGACTGATAAAAGCGGAGACTCTGCAGAAACTCTCCGAGGCTCAGGAGAAGTTTGCCGCACAGCTTGCCGCCGCCAAGCTGGCTGCCGCCAGTTCGCCGGCATCGCCCGAGCCTGCTTCGCCCGAGGAAAGCTTCCTCGCGCCGCTCGTCGCCGAAAAATTGACCATCGACGAATTCGTCAAATGGGATCTGCGCGTCGGCGAAGTGCGCGTCGCCGAGCGCATCAAGGGCGCGTCGAAACTTTTGCGTCTGGAGATCGACATCGGGGTCGAGGTCCGGCAAGTGCTCGCGGGCATCGCTGAATTCTACGAGCCGGAGCAACTGATCGGCCGCAAAGTGGTGATCCTCGCCAACCTGCAACCACGCAAGATGCGCGGCCTCGAATCGAACGGCATGTTGCTGGCGGCCTCGGTCGGCAAGGAGGACCGCCCCGTGCTGATGGGCTTCGCCGACAACGTATTCAAGGACGTGCCGAACGGCGCGCGCCTGCGTTAA
- a CDS encoding DUF2075 domain-containing protein, which yields MENVPVLPTSSSSIPPLSNSYYSADVAALIRATPEEIIGALITNSNFSVELAQRNAWLLQITVLKSALVGVEGTLFLEFVVPRIGSRLDAVLIAGNVIFAIEFKIGESEYHRADLNQVWDYSLDLKNFHKGSQEAPIIPILVATESHWSDTALPMPHPDGVYPPSRSNADGLAQLIKEGLSHATEKPLDAIAWASSPYQPTPTIIEAAQALYSQHSVEAIARHDAGARNLTVTSQRVEELIDEARQCGRKIIVFVTGVPGAGKTLVGLNVATKKRNEEQPTHAVFLSGNGPLVAVLREALTRDEITRLREKGVSTRRGVIGQPIKAFIQNVHHFRDEGLRLQAPPVDHVVIFDEAQRAWNKRKTADFMLRRKKRPGFSQSEPEFLISYLDRHIDWAVVICLVGGGQEINDGEAGISAWLDAVREKFPDWHAYISPNLTDSEYAAGHALETIAGSAIVVQDEKLHLAVSMRSFRAESVSQFVKAVLDCEDSTASELLTQISKRYPIALTRDLQLAKQWIRDHARGSERFGMVASSGAQRLKPHAIDVRVEINPVHWFLNTSDDTRSSWYLEDAATEFQVQGLELDWVCMTWDADLRFAQSGWSCNEFRGSKWTSIHKLDRQQYLRNAYRVLLTRARQGMVIFVPPGDSIDATRAPAYYDSTFRYLLELGLPVLEPALER from the coding sequence ATGGAAAATGTTCCTGTGCTCCCGACTTCCTCTTCGTCAATCCCACCGCTGTCGAACTCCTATTACTCCGCAGATGTTGCGGCACTGATCCGTGCAACGCCTGAAGAAATCATCGGCGCCCTTATCACAAACAGCAACTTCTCAGTTGAGCTGGCCCAGCGGAATGCTTGGCTCCTTCAGATCACTGTCCTGAAGTCTGCTCTAGTTGGCGTGGAGGGGACGCTCTTTCTGGAGTTCGTCGTTCCCCGCATCGGCAGTCGCCTCGACGCAGTCTTGATTGCAGGCAACGTCATCTTCGCCATCGAATTTAAGATCGGTGAATCGGAATACCATCGAGCTGACCTCAATCAAGTCTGGGACTACTCGTTGGACCTGAAAAACTTCCACAAGGGTAGCCAAGAAGCGCCGATCATCCCCATCCTCGTCGCGACCGAATCGCATTGGTCTGACACGGCCTTGCCCATGCCGCATCCGGATGGCGTCTATCCACCCAGCCGGTCCAACGCCGACGGCCTGGCGCAGCTCATAAAGGAGGGCCTATCTCACGCGACAGAAAAGCCGCTCGATGCGATAGCGTGGGCCTCGTCTCCGTACCAACCCACTCCAACCATTATCGAAGCTGCGCAGGCACTTTACTCGCAGCACTCCGTCGAGGCGATTGCCCGACACGATGCCGGCGCTCGTAACCTGACGGTCACCTCGCAACGAGTGGAGGAACTCATTGACGAAGCAAGACAATGTGGGCGCAAGATAATTGTGTTTGTAACCGGCGTGCCCGGCGCGGGCAAGACACTGGTTGGCCTCAATGTCGCCACGAAAAAACGTAATGAAGAACAGCCCACTCATGCCGTTTTTCTGTCTGGAAATGGCCCATTGGTGGCCGTGCTTCGGGAAGCGCTCACGCGCGATGAAATCACGCGACTTCGTGAAAAAGGAGTTAGCACGCGACGTGGAGTCATTGGGCAGCCTATCAAGGCATTCATCCAGAACGTCCATCATTTTCGGGATGAGGGACTCAGGCTTCAGGCACCACCAGTCGATCACGTTGTAATCTTCGACGAAGCGCAACGGGCGTGGAACAAAAGGAAGACCGCGGATTTCATGCTAAGAAGGAAGAAGCGACCAGGATTCTCACAATCAGAACCGGAATTTCTCATCTCCTATCTTGACCGTCACATAGATTGGGCGGTAGTGATCTGCCTCGTGGGAGGCGGGCAGGAAATCAACGACGGCGAAGCGGGAATCTCCGCTTGGCTGGATGCCGTGCGAGAGAAATTTCCAGACTGGCACGCTTATATTTCTCCGAATCTTACTGACAGCGAGTATGCAGCGGGACACGCGCTCGAAACCATTGCCGGAAGCGCCATTGTCGTTCAAGACGAAAAACTTCATCTCGCCGTTTCGATGAGATCATTCCGCGCCGAGTCAGTGTCGCAATTTGTGAAGGCGGTTCTGGATTGCGAGGACAGTACGGCCAGTGAACTCCTAACCCAGATATCCAAACGATACCCCATCGCTCTGACTCGCGATCTGCAACTGGCTAAGCAATGGATCCGAGATCATGCCCGCGGCTCGGAACGTTTTGGAATGGTTGCCTCATCTGGGGCTCAGCGCCTCAAGCCGCACGCTATCGATGTTCGAGTCGAGATCAACCCGGTGCACTGGTTTCTGAACACTTCTGACGACACGCGGTCTAGTTGGTACCTCGAAGATGCCGCGACGGAATTCCAAGTGCAAGGACTCGAGCTCGACTGGGTCTGCATGACGTGGGATGCGGACCTCCGGTTTGCGCAGTCGGGATGGAGTTGCAACGAGTTTCGTGGAAGCAAGTGGACATCCATACACAAGTTGGACCGCCAGCAGTACCTGCGGAATGCATACCGTGTGCTTCTCACGCGAGCGCGGCAGGGAATGGTCATCTTCGTCCCGCCGGGAGATAGTATCGACGCCACCCGTGCACCCGCCTACTACGATTCCACGTTTAGGTACCTGTTGGAGCTTGGGTTGCCCGTACTAGAGCCCGCACTAGAGCGATGA
- a CDS encoding TatD family deoxyribonuclease → MFVDSHCHLEFPDFDADREEVFARARAAGVEYIIAMGGANGPAHLRSGLTIAEGRENVWATTGIHPHDAKDARDEHFAEMSALAAHPRIVAIGEIGLDYFHDHSPRDIQYKVFIQQMELAAAARLPIVIHCRDAWSDCLMLMEQHWKRTGLGGILHCFSGTLADARRGMDMGFYISFAGNITFPKAANLREVAAQLPRNVLLTETDAPFLAPVPHRGKRNEPSFISLVAATLAAAQNVTPEEIGAATTANLLRFISKP, encoded by the coding sequence ATGTTCGTCGACTCACACTGCCATCTCGAATTCCCCGACTTCGACGCCGACCGCGAAGAAGTCTTCGCGCGCGCCCGCGCCGCCGGAGTGGAATACATCATCGCCATGGGCGGAGCGAACGGTCCCGCGCATCTGCGCTCGGGCCTCACCATCGCCGAAGGCCGCGAAAACGTTTGGGCCACCACAGGCATTCATCCCCACGACGCCAAGGACGCGCGCGACGAGCACTTTGCTGAGATGTCCGCGCTCGCCGCGCATCCCAGGATCGTCGCCATCGGCGAGATCGGCCTCGACTACTTCCACGACCACTCACCGCGCGACATCCAGTACAAGGTTTTCATTCAGCAGATGGAGCTGGCCGCCGCCGCGCGCCTGCCCATCGTCATCCACTGCCGCGACGCCTGGTCCGACTGCCTCATGCTGATGGAGCAACACTGGAAACGCACCGGCCTCGGCGGCATTCTGCACTGCTTCAGCGGCACGCTGGCGGATGCGCGGCGCGGCATGGACATGGGCTTCTACATCTCATTCGCCGGCAACATCACTTTCCCCAAGGCCGCCAACCTCCGCGAAGTCGCCGCGCAACTCCCGCGCAACGTGCTCCTGACCGAAACCGACGCGCCGTTCCTCGCCCCCGTCCCCCATCGCGGCAAGCGCAACGAACCGTCATTCATATCACTCGTCGCCGCTACCCTGGCCGCCGCGCAGAATGTCACGCCGGAAGAAATCGGCGCCGCCACCACCGCTAATTTACTTAGGTTTATAAGTAAGCCATAG
- the murA gene encoding UDP-N-acetylglucosamine 1-carboxyvinyltransferase, which translates to MDRFRIQGGTPLRGTVRTSGAKNAALPCLAASLLTDEPVILRNLPSVRDIRTTCGLLKSLGVEIAEDEQSWAWPPTSARQLKIHAAQLPSVEVPWEQVRTMRASTLILGPLVARCGEARVSLPGGCAIGARPIDLHIKGLEKLGAEITTEHGMVIARAQRLRGGRIYFDRITVTGTEDLLMAATLAEGETILDNAAREPEVEDLANLLIKMGAKIEGAGTSTIRVVGVERLRGAEHTIIPDRIEAGTFLAASGITGGDIVVEDCCPDHLTAAIEKFRAAGMTITSPTPTSLRATGPAPGGMLRAADMTTAEHPGFPTDMQAQYMALATQAEGISVITENIFENRFMHAPELARMGADIRVEGNRAVVRGKTPLSGAGITASDLRASASLVLAGLAAEGETILERVYHIDRGYERIEEKLNSLGARIIREPSE; encoded by the coding sequence ATGGATCGTTTTCGAATTCAAGGCGGAACGCCGCTGCGAGGAACGGTGCGCACCAGTGGCGCAAAGAATGCCGCTCTGCCGTGTCTCGCCGCGAGCCTGCTGACCGATGAGCCGGTCATACTCCGCAACCTTCCTTCTGTCCGTGATATCCGCACCACCTGCGGCTTGCTGAAATCGCTGGGCGTGGAGATCGCGGAAGACGAGCAAAGCTGGGCCTGGCCGCCGACCTCGGCGCGGCAACTCAAGATTCACGCCGCGCAGTTGCCCTCTGTCGAAGTTCCCTGGGAACAGGTACGCACCATGCGCGCCTCCACGCTGATTCTTGGCCCACTCGTTGCCCGCTGCGGCGAGGCCCGCGTGTCGCTGCCGGGCGGCTGCGCCATCGGCGCGCGGCCGATTGATCTGCACATCAAGGGCCTCGAAAAACTGGGGGCCGAGATTACCACCGAGCACGGCATGGTCATCGCGCGCGCGCAGCGCCTGCGCGGCGGACGCATCTACTTTGACCGCATCACGGTTACCGGCACGGAAGATTTGCTGATGGCGGCCACGCTCGCCGAGGGCGAGACGATTCTCGACAACGCCGCGCGCGAGCCCGAGGTGGAAGACCTGGCCAATCTGCTCATCAAGATGGGCGCGAAGATCGAAGGCGCGGGCACCTCCACGATTCGCGTCGTGGGCGTTGAGCGGCTGCGCGGCGCGGAGCATACCATCATCCCGGATCGCATCGAGGCTGGAACGTTTCTGGCCGCTTCAGGCATCACCGGCGGCGACATTGTGGTGGAAGATTGCTGTCCCGACCACCTCACGGCGGCCATCGAGAAGTTTCGCGCGGCGGGCATGACCATTACCTCGCCCACGCCAACCAGCCTGCGCGCGACCGGGCCGGCCCCAGGAGGAATGTTGCGCGCCGCCGATATGACCACCGCCGAGCATCCCGGCTTTCCCACCGACATGCAGGCGCAGTACATGGCGCTGGCCACGCAGGCCGAAGGAATTTCAGTAATTACCGAAAATATTTTCGAGAATCGCTTCATGCACGCGCCGGAACTGGCGCGCATGGGCGCCGACATTCGCGTGGAGGGCAATCGCGCCGTGGTGCGCGGCAAGACCCCACTAAGCGGCGCGGGCATCACCGCCAGCGACCTGCGCGCCAGCGCGTCGCTGGTGCTGGCGGGCCTGGCCGCCGAAGGCGAGACCATCCTCGAGCGCGTCTACCACATCGACCGCGGCTACGAGCGCATCGAAGAAAAACTGAATAGTCTCGGCGCCCGCATCATCCGCGAACCCTCCGAGTAA
- a CDS encoding XRE family transcriptional regulator: protein MKSFLPAKKRIQVSAGESVRILRELQGYSQNELAQLTGLSQAALSAIENDRVRLGVERAKVLARALQCHPAVLLFPGWEVARHSVA from the coding sequence ATGAAATCGTTTCTGCCCGCCAAAAAGCGCATTCAGGTTTCCGCAGGAGAATCCGTTCGAATCCTGCGCGAGTTGCAGGGTTACAGCCAAAACGAACTGGCCCAGTTGACCGGCTTATCCCAGGCAGCGCTTTCTGCAATCGAAAATGATCGCGTGCGCCTGGGTGTGGAGCGCGCCAAAGTCCTGGCCCGCGCATTGCAGTGCCACCCCGCCGTCCTGCTCTTCCCCGGATGGGAAGTCGCCCGACATTCCGTTGCTTAG
- a CDS encoding phosphoglucomutase/phosphomannomutase family protein, translating into MTSPTCPIKFGTDGWRALIAEDYTFDNVRWAARGVAQYLIDTGDADKGVAIGYDCRFMSERFARAAAETIAAAGIPAHLGSSYAPTPAVACAIRQHQLAGGIVITASHNPWAWNGFKFKASYGGSAGPEIIKKVEAVLPQVAAADSLRRPPAALEEVDLVAPYVAHLEKVIHLDAIARRGFQFVVDPLYGAARGHFQQLFTRYKIRSTEIHGEADPLFGGLNPEPIEPHIAALQKAVVERRADAGFTTDGDADRIGAVDRDGRFIDSHRIFSILLQYLVEVRGLKGAVIKTFSTTKLVDQLAKKHALELIETPIGFKHICDHMLAREVIIGGEESGGIGVPSLGGPERDGMMNGLLLAEAMAHYGKSLGELVDELHREFGPHYYGRVDLHLKAGQKERAIEQASADGLTTFAGIGVEKREMLDGVKLYFDAGRGWLLVRPSGTEPLLRVYCEARSENLVHDALAATEKLIRAL; encoded by the coding sequence GTGACCTCTCCAACCTGTCCCATTAAATTCGGCACCGACGGCTGGCGCGCGCTGATCGCCGAGGATTACACGTTCGATAACGTCCGCTGGGCCGCGCGCGGCGTGGCCCAATATCTGATCGACACGGGAGATGCGGATAAGGGCGTGGCCATTGGTTATGACTGCCGCTTCATGAGCGAGCGCTTTGCGCGCGCCGCCGCCGAAACCATCGCCGCCGCGGGCATTCCCGCGCATCTCGGATCGAGTTACGCTCCCACTCCGGCGGTGGCCTGCGCCATCCGCCAGCATCAGCTCGCCGGAGGCATCGTCATCACCGCCAGCCACAATCCCTGGGCCTGGAACGGATTCAAGTTCAAGGCCAGCTACGGCGGTTCAGCGGGCCCGGAGATCATCAAAAAAGTTGAAGCCGTTTTGCCCCAGGTGGCCGCCGCGGATTCTTTGCGCCGCCCGCCCGCCGCTCTCGAAGAGGTCGATCTCGTTGCGCCGTACGTGGCGCATCTCGAAAAGGTAATTCATCTGGATGCCATCGCCCGGCGCGGTTTTCAGTTTGTCGTCGATCCGCTGTACGGAGCGGCGCGTGGCCATTTCCAGCAGCTATTCACGCGCTACAAAATTCGCAGCACGGAGATACATGGCGAGGCGGACCCACTCTTCGGCGGCCTGAATCCCGAGCCGATTGAGCCGCACATCGCCGCATTGCAAAAAGCGGTGGTGGAGCGGCGCGCCGATGCTGGCTTCACCACCGACGGCGACGCCGACCGCATCGGCGCGGTGGATCGCGACGGACGGTTCATCGACTCACACCGGATTTTTTCCATCCTGCTGCAATATCTGGTGGAGGTGCGCGGACTGAAGGGCGCGGTGATCAAGACGTTTTCCACCACCAAGCTGGTGGATCAACTGGCGAAGAAACACGCGTTGGAGCTCATCGAGACGCCCATCGGCTTCAAACATATCTGCGACCACATGCTGGCGCGCGAGGTGATCATCGGCGGTGAAGAGAGCGGCGGCATCGGCGTTCCCTCGCTCGGCGGGCCGGAGCGCGACGGCATGATGAACGGCTTGCTGCTGGCCGAGGCCATGGCTCATTATGGGAAGTCGCTTGGCGAATTGGTGGATGAGTTGCACCGCGAGTTCGGCCCGCATTACTACGGACGCGTCGATCTCCATCTGAAAGCAGGCCAGAAGGAACGCGCCATCGAGCAGGCCTCGGCGGATGGTTTAACGACGTTCGCTGGCATCGGCGTGGAGAAGCGCGAGATGCTGGATGGCGTGAAGCTGTATTTCGATGCCGGGCGCGGCTGGCTGTTGGTTCGCCCGTCAGGCACCGAGCCGTTGCTGCGCGTTTACTGCGAGGCCCGTTCCGAAAATCTGGTGCATGACGCGCTGGCCGCCACCGAGAAGCTGATTCGCGCTCTGTGA
- a CDS encoding type II toxin-antitoxin system mRNA interferase toxin, RelE/StbE family: MWQIVEHRRVDKQLDVMPKEILKRYEKWKDIAEISGPIGLRLIKGFHDEALQGQWKGYRSSCLGLQFRVIYQVLPEELLYRVLHITPHDYRRD; the protein is encoded by the coding sequence ATGTGGCAAATCGTCGAGCACCGGCGCGTGGATAAACAGCTCGACGTGATGCCGAAAGAAATCCTGAAGCGTTATGAAAAGTGGAAGGACATCGCAGAAATATCTGGGCCCATAGGACTCCGTCTGATTAAGGGTTTCCACGACGAGGCCCTGCAAGGCCAATGGAAGGGGTATCGGTCTTCATGTTTAGGATTGCAGTTTCGGGTGATCTATCAGGTCTTGCCGGAAGAACTTCTATACCGCGTGCTGCATATTACGCCGCATGATTACCGGAGGGATTAG